The following are encoded in a window of Flavobacterium cupriresistens genomic DNA:
- a CDS encoding TolC family protein produces the protein MKINKYNTLVFTMLLGFGLSGQAQTKKWTLEECVRYAMENNITIKNTELDIKNAAIDKRGAIGNFLPSVSANASHSWNIGLNQNITTGLLENQTTQYSSVGASVGVDIYKGLQNQNTLRKANLSIVASKYQLVKMQEDIGLNVANAFLQILFNKENLKVKTEQLSIDEKRLTRSEEMVNAGTIPRGDLFDLMATVATDKQNIIIAENSLLISKLSLAQLLQLKEFTEFDVIDDTNAKDENNIMAQSPTDIYNKAKEIRTELKLAQTNLEIAEKNVAIARGAYQPTLSAFYNFNTRASYSQIPVGATPNLDNPTSQIGYVQGTNQSVLKDNYTPVLGNAAPIVDQFSDNKGQSFGLQLSVPIFNGFSVRNNVERNKVSLEKSKIDLEQKSLDLQRNVYTAFTDAKGALNAYESSNVTLEARQQAYNYAKEKYDVGLMNSFDFTQSQTLLTNAQSDVIRTKYDYMFKIKIIEFYFGIPIVPIITK, from the coding sequence ATGAAAATAAATAAATACAACACTCTTGTTTTTACAATGCTTCTTGGATTTGGATTATCAGGTCAGGCGCAAACAAAAAAATGGACTTTAGAAGAATGCGTGAGATACGCAATGGAAAATAATATCACAATTAAAAATACAGAATTAGATATTAAAAACGCAGCTATTGATAAAAGAGGGGCAATCGGTAACTTTCTACCATCCGTTAGTGCCAATGCTTCACATTCCTGGAATATTGGTTTGAATCAGAATATCACAACCGGTTTGCTTGAAAATCAGACCACACAATATTCTTCTGTTGGTGCTTCAGTAGGAGTAGATATTTACAAAGGTTTACAGAATCAAAATACACTTCGAAAAGCGAATCTTTCTATTGTTGCTTCAAAGTATCAATTAGTAAAAATGCAGGAAGATATTGGATTGAATGTTGCCAATGCTTTTCTGCAGATTCTTTTTAATAAAGAAAATCTAAAGGTAAAAACAGAGCAATTGTCTATCGATGAAAAAAGACTTACCCGCTCTGAAGAAATGGTAAATGCGGGAACAATTCCTCGTGGTGATTTGTTTGACTTAATGGCTACAGTTGCTACAGATAAGCAAAATATTATTATTGCCGAAAATAGTTTATTGATTTCTAAATTAAGTTTAGCACAACTTTTACAGCTTAAGGAATTTACAGAATTTGATGTTATTGATGATACCAATGCGAAAGATGAAAATAATATCATGGCACAAAGTCCAACTGATATTTATAATAAAGCAAAAGAAATCAGAACAGAATTAAAATTAGCACAGACTAATCTTGAAATTGCTGAAAAAAATGTTGCAATTGCAAGAGGTGCTTACCAACCTACATTAAGTGCTTTTTATAACTTTAATACAAGAGCAAGTTATTCGCAAATTCCTGTAGGTGCAACTCCTAATTTAGATAATCCTACAAGTCAGATTGGTTATGTTCAGGGAACAAATCAAAGTGTTTTAAAGGATAACTATACTCCGGTTTTAGGAAACGCAGCTCCGATTGTGGATCAATTTAGTGATAATAAAGGACAGTCATTCGGGCTTCAGCTTTCTGTGCCGATTTTTAATGGCTTCTCCGTTAGAAATAATGTAGAACGTAATAAAGTAAGTTTAGAGAAATCTAAAATAGATTTAGAGCAAAAAAGTTTAGATTTGCAGCGTAATGTTTATACTGCCTTTACAGATGCAAAAGGGGCTTTAAATGCGTATGAATCGTCTAATGTAACTTTAGAAGCAAGACAACAAGCTTATAATTATGCAAAAGAAAAATATGACGTAGGTTTAATGAATTCATTTGATTTTACACAGTCGCAAACCTTGTTGACCAATGCGCAATCAGATGTTATCAGGACTAAATACGATTACATGTTTAAGATCAAAATAATTGAGTTTTATTTCGGAATTCCAATTGTCCCAATTATCACAAAATAA
- a CDS encoding efflux RND transporter periplasmic adaptor subunit yields the protein MSKKTIYFLVGGAMVVIAVLVFLSKSGVLGNKDKGKEVEISKVVASTVVETVSATGKIQPEIEVKIASMVSGEIIALNVKEGQVVKKGDLLVKINPDLYTSGLDRSVANLAGSKAGLTQSDASFKEAKSNYERNKTLYDKGVISKSDWDKAVASFEVAKATKQNAYYNVQSASASVTEAKDNLGRTTIYAPADGTISVLNVELGERVLGTQQMAGTELLRVANLNNMEVEVDVNENDIVKIKIGDEANVEVDAYLKKKFRGVVTSISNSASTALTSDQVTNFKVKVRILKESYQDLLEGKPSTYSPFRPGMTATVDISTQTRNNVLAVPISAVVVKSDTAAVKDFTVEDPNEDKKAAPKSDKKFECVFVKSGDKAKIRIIKTGIQDDTNIEVISGLKPGDVVITGPYTTVSKDLNSGDKVKLKKADTSKK from the coding sequence ATGTCAAAAAAAACAATTTATTTCTTAGTCGGCGGTGCGATGGTTGTTATCGCAGTTTTGGTTTTTCTTTCAAAATCGGGTGTACTGGGAAATAAGGATAAAGGAAAAGAGGTAGAGATTTCAAAAGTAGTAGCTTCAACTGTTGTTGAAACGGTTTCGGCTACGGGTAAAATTCAACCCGAAATTGAAGTGAAAATAGCTTCAATGGTCTCGGGAGAAATCATTGCATTAAATGTAAAAGAAGGGCAAGTTGTTAAAAAAGGAGATTTGCTTGTTAAAATAAATCCGGATTTATATACTTCGGGATTAGATCGTTCCGTGGCTAACTTAGCGGGATCTAAAGCAGGTTTAACGCAATCTGATGCTAGTTTTAAAGAAGCTAAATCAAATTATGAGAGAAATAAAACCTTGTATGATAAAGGCGTAATTTCAAAATCAGATTGGGACAAAGCGGTCGCTTCTTTTGAAGTAGCGAAAGCCACCAAACAAAATGCTTATTATAACGTACAAAGTGCTTCGGCTTCTGTAACTGAGGCAAAGGATAATTTGGGACGTACTACTATTTATGCTCCGGCTGATGGAACCATTTCTGTATTAAATGTAGAATTGGGAGAACGTGTTTTAGGAACACAACAAATGGCAGGAACAGAGTTGTTAAGAGTGGCGAACCTCAATAATATGGAGGTTGAAGTAGATGTAAATGAAAATGATATCGTAAAGATAAAAATTGGTGATGAGGCCAATGTTGAAGTCGATGCTTATCTGAAAAAGAAATTCAGAGGAGTTGTGACGAGTATTTCTAACTCAGCAAGTACTGCTTTGACTTCAGATCAGGTTACTAATTTTAAAGTTAAAGTTCGCATTTTAAAAGAATCTTATCAGGATTTATTAGAAGGTAAACCGTCCACCTATTCTCCTTTCAGACCAGGGATGACCGCTACGGTTGATATTAGTACACAGACGAGGAATAATGTTTTAGCAGTGCCAATTAGTGCTGTTGTGGTCAAATCGGATACCGCAGCTGTAAAGGATTTTACAGTAGAAGATCCTAATGAAGATAAAAAAGCAGCTCCAAAAAGCGATAAGAAATTTGAATGCGTTTTTGTGAAATCGGGCGATAAGGCCAAAATCAGAATCATCAAAACAGGTATTCAGGACGATACGAATATCGAAGTAATATCGGGACTGAAACCAGGGGATGTTGTCATTACGGGGCCTTATACTACGGTTTCTAAAGATTTAAATTCGGGAGATAAAGTGAAGCTTAAAAAAGCAGATACTTCTAAAAAATAA
- the tsaB gene encoding tRNA (adenosine(37)-N6)-threonylcarbamoyltransferase complex dimerization subunit type 1 TsaB: MSFILNIETATKNCSVAIAKNGETILCKEIAEEGYSHAEKLHVFIEEVIAEAGISVQDLTAVAVSQGPGSYTGLRIGVSAAKGLCYALNVPLIAVDTLLTLASQAQVTEGKIIPMLDARRMEVYSEIFNAKLEVERTIQAEVIDENSFGDISETIYFVGDCAEKGKTVLTKENFIFLENIKYPSAAAMSKISFDKYQKSDTVDVAYFEPYYLKDFMMTTPSKK; encoded by the coding sequence TTGTCTTTTATTCTCAATATTGAAACCGCTACCAAAAATTGTTCTGTAGCAATTGCAAAAAATGGTGAAACAATTTTATGTAAAGAAATCGCAGAAGAGGGATATTCCCATGCCGAAAAATTACATGTTTTCATCGAAGAAGTAATTGCCGAGGCGGGGATTTCTGTTCAAGATTTAACAGCTGTAGCGGTAAGTCAGGGACCAGGCTCTTATACCGGTTTACGAATTGGAGTTTCGGCTGCAAAAGGCTTGTGTTACGCATTAAACGTTCCATTGATTGCGGTTGATACCTTATTGACTTTGGCTTCTCAGGCTCAGGTTACAGAGGGGAAAATTATCCCAATGCTTGACGCAAGAAGAATGGAAGTGTACAGCGAGATTTTTAATGCTAAATTAGAAGTAGAAAGAACAATTCAGGCAGAAGTGATAGACGAAAATTCTTTTGGAGACATCAGTGAGACGATCTATTTTGTTGGAGATTGTGCCGAAAAAGGCAAAACAGTTTTGACAAAAGAAAATTTTATCTTTTTAGAGAATATCAAATACCCTTCGGCAGCAGCAATGAGTAAAATCAGTTTTGATAAGTATCAAAAAAGCGACACCGTAGATGTCGCTTACTTTGAACCTTATTACTTAAAAGATTTTATGATGACTACGCCATCAAAAAAATAA
- a CDS encoding mechanosensitive ion channel family protein, whose amino-acid sequence MYINSDQISNYASKFVDVLLDYSPKFISAFVILFIGLYAIRLINRIIRKIMVKRNLDPTLTKFLADILLWALRILLFVTFISKLGIETSSFVAILGAMGLAVGLSLQGSLSNFAGGMLIIVFKPFKVGDTIEAQGVIATVVEIQIFVTKMLTANNQTVFVPNGSLSNGTIINYSMQGERRADLTFAVSYDSDIKKAKEVLLEVLTKNPNVLKNPAPEVFVKNLTTSAIEFSVRPWAKNENYGVVFSQTLENCKTALDEAGIAIQPYTIQK is encoded by the coding sequence ATGTACATCAATTCAGATCAGATTAGTAATTACGCCAGCAAATTCGTGGACGTATTACTTGATTATTCGCCAAAATTCATTTCGGCATTTGTAATTTTATTTATCGGCTTATACGCCATAAGATTAATAAACAGAATCATTAGAAAGATAATGGTTAAGAGAAATCTAGACCCTACTTTAACTAAATTTCTTGCTGACATTCTACTATGGGCTTTACGAATTTTATTATTTGTAACTTTTATTTCAAAACTTGGAATTGAAACTTCTTCGTTTGTTGCCATTTTAGGAGCAATGGGACTTGCAGTTGGTTTATCCTTACAAGGTTCCCTTTCGAATTTTGCAGGAGGAATGTTGATTATTGTTTTCAAACCCTTTAAAGTTGGAGACACTATTGAAGCACAAGGCGTTATCGCAACTGTAGTTGAAATTCAGATTTTCGTTACCAAGATGTTAACTGCCAACAACCAAACGGTTTTTGTTCCTAACGGTTCATTGTCTAATGGAACGATTATTAACTACTCTATGCAGGGAGAAAGAAGAGCTGATTTAACTTTTGCTGTTTCTTATGATTCAGACATTAAAAAAGCGAAAGAAGTGCTTTTAGAGGTTTTAACTAAAAACCCTAACGTCCTTAAAAATCCTGCTCCTGAAGTTTTTGTTAAAAACCTAACAACAAGTGCCATCGAATTTTCGGTACGTCCGTGGGCAAAGAATGAAAATTATGGTGTTGTTTTCTCTCAAACTCTGGAAAATTGCAAAACAGCTTTAGATGAAGCCGGAATTGCAATTCAACCGTACACCATTCAAAAATAA
- a CDS encoding YtxH domain-containing protein, producing MGLSSFFKNLFGTAKESATDLANQAESTFEQAKEAAAPYIDQAETFAEETLAKAKEASEPLLNTAAEYASQAKETVSEYVEKASDSIGEVIDSVKEKAGELTGETKTVISDTVADVNEKTVIAKDEIADEATDKE from the coding sequence ATGGGATTATCTTCGTTTTTCAAGAATTTATTTGGCACCGCCAAAGAATCAGCTACCGATTTGGCCAATCAGGCAGAAAGTACTTTTGAACAGGCTAAAGAAGCTGCTGCACCCTATATAGACCAAGCAGAGACTTTTGCTGAAGAAACGCTGGCAAAAGCCAAAGAAGCTTCGGAACCGCTACTTAATACTGCTGCCGAATATGCCAGTCAGGCCAAAGAAACAGTGAGCGAATACGTTGAAAAAGCTTCTGACTCTATAGGTGAAGTCATTGATTCTGTAAAAGAAAAAGCAGGTGAGCTAACCGGAGAAACCAAAACCGTTATCTCAGATACTGTAGCCGATGTTAATGAAAAAACCGTAATTGCCAAAGATGAGATTGCTGATGAGGCTACAGACAAGGAATAA
- a CDS encoding NifU family protein, translating to MTKITIKETQNPTILKFEFEDFITQNQNFEFKNIDDAQSSPLAQQLFYLPFVKTVYISGNFIAIERYSIVEWDDVKDAVAEQIESFVDKGGVIIKIEESSAKKQPITVYGETTPNPAALKFVVSRMLTRNAVEYKNIDQTASSPLAKELFKFPYVKEVFIDENYISVTKYDINDWQEITLEVRTFIKQFIENGGTVLDETLIEVATKNDITKDEAFDKLDVTSQQIINILEEYVKPAVAADGGNIAFDSYNENDKTVKVILQGACSGCPSSTFTLKSGIENMLKSMLNDEAIKVEAVNA from the coding sequence ATGACAAAAATCACTATAAAAGAAACTCAAAATCCAACGATCTTAAAGTTCGAATTTGAAGATTTCATCACTCAGAATCAAAACTTTGAATTCAAAAATATCGATGACGCACAATCTTCGCCATTGGCGCAGCAATTGTTCTATCTTCCGTTTGTAAAAACAGTTTATATCTCAGGGAATTTTATTGCTATTGAAAGATACAGTATTGTGGAATGGGATGATGTAAAAGACGCTGTTGCAGAACAAATCGAGTCTTTTGTAGACAAAGGTGGTGTGATCATAAAAATTGAGGAAAGCAGTGCTAAAAAACAGCCTATTACGGTTTATGGCGAAACAACTCCAAATCCTGCGGCATTAAAATTCGTAGTTAGCAGAATGCTGACCCGAAATGCTGTTGAATACAAAAACATTGATCAGACTGCTTCTTCTCCATTGGCAAAGGAATTGTTTAAATTTCCTTATGTTAAAGAAGTTTTTATTGATGAAAATTATATTTCGGTAACTAAATATGACATCAATGACTGGCAGGAAATCACACTTGAAGTACGAACTTTCATCAAACAGTTCATTGAAAACGGAGGAACTGTTTTAGATGAAACATTAATCGAAGTGGCTACTAAAAACGACATCACTAAAGATGAAGCTTTTGACAAATTAGATGTTACTTCTCAGCAAATCATTAATATCCTGGAAGAATACGTAAAACCTGCGGTAGCAGCTGATGGTGGTAATATTGCATTTGACTCTTATAATGAAAATGACAAAACGGTAAAAGTAATTTTACAAGGAGCTTGCAGTGGTTGTCCTTCCTCTACTTTTACACTAAAAAGCGGTATCGAAAACATGCTAAAAAGCATGTTAAACGATGAAGCGATTAAAGTAGAAGCTGTAAACGCATAA
- a CDS encoding PorP/SprF family type IX secretion system membrane protein, translating into MEFRIRVLFVFLISSLYSYSQEGIPVYSDYLSDNYYLIHPSMAGAANCAKIRLTARKQWFGQEDAPSLQTLSFNGRIGERSGAGIIVFNDKNGYHSQKGFKLTYAHHIMFSRDEIDLNQLSFGISGGLIQNQLDETQFGTTFDPLIFGSVQKDSYFNVDVGASYNYLNFYAHATVQGLLETRRQLYSDLESDNLRKLLLSVGYVFGKKESVTWEPSVLFQYFDKTKEKSIDLNLKAYKNMDFGSLWAALSYRRSFDGAEYSPGSGVASQKLQYITPIIGINYKNFMFAYTYSQVTGNVKFDTGGYHQITLGINLFCKKERYDCNCPAIN; encoded by the coding sequence ATGGAATTTAGAATCAGAGTATTATTTGTTTTTTTGATTAGCTCTCTTTATTCTTATTCACAAGAAGGAATTCCTGTGTATTCAGATTACTTGTCTGATAATTATTATTTAATCCACCCTTCGATGGCTGGCGCGGCAAATTGTGCTAAAATCAGACTTACCGCCAGAAAGCAATGGTTTGGCCAGGAAGATGCCCCATCCTTGCAAACATTAAGTTTTAATGGCAGGATAGGAGAGCGATCCGGAGCCGGGATTATTGTTTTTAACGATAAAAACGGATACCATTCTCAAAAAGGTTTTAAGCTTACGTATGCACATCATATCATGTTCTCGAGAGACGAAATCGATTTGAATCAGCTTTCTTTTGGAATTAGCGGGGGATTGATTCAGAATCAGTTGGATGAAACACAATTCGGAACAACTTTTGACCCGCTTATTTTCGGTTCTGTGCAAAAAGATTCTTATTTTAATGTTGATGTAGGGGCTTCTTATAACTATCTGAATTTTTATGCTCATGCTACTGTTCAGGGATTATTGGAGACCAGAAGACAATTGTACAGTGATCTTGAAAGTGATAACCTGAGAAAGTTGCTGCTTAGTGTAGGGTATGTTTTTGGAAAGAAAGAGAGTGTAACTTGGGAACCTTCTGTTTTATTTCAATACTTTGATAAGACCAAGGAAAAATCAATTGATTTAAATTTAAAAGCTTACAAAAACATGGATTTTGGAAGTTTGTGGGCAGCATTGTCTTATAGAAGAAGTTTTGATGGAGCTGAATATAGCCCGGGAAGTGGAGTCGCTTCTCAGAAATTACAATATATTACACCTATAATAGGTATAAATTATAAAAATTTCATGTTTGCCTATACTTATTCTCAAGTTACCGGAAATGTGAAATTTGATACTGGTGGTTATCACCAGATTACTTTGGGAATCAATTTGTTTTGTAAAAAGGAACGTTACGATTGTAATTGTCCTGCTATTAATTAA
- a CDS encoding gamma carbonic anhydrase family protein, with product MLIKSVNGKSPAIPEDCYVAENATIVGDVTFGDSCSVWFNAVIRGDVHYIKIGNKVNIQDGAVIHCTYQKHPTIIGNNVSIGHNAIVHGCTVHDNVLIGMGAIVMDNCVIESNSIVAAGAVLTQNTVVTSGSIYAGVPARKVKDIDQSDFAGEIERISNNYVMYSGWFKDEE from the coding sequence ATGTTAATTAAATCTGTAAACGGAAAATCACCTGCAATTCCTGAGGATTGTTATGTGGCCGAAAATGCAACTATTGTTGGAGATGTTACTTTTGGAGATTCCTGTAGCGTTTGGTTCAATGCTGTTATTCGCGGTGATGTTCATTATATTAAAATCGGAAATAAAGTTAATATTCAGGACGGAGCCGTTATTCATTGCACCTATCAAAAGCATCCGACTATTATAGGTAATAATGTTTCAATAGGTCATAATGCAATTGTTCACGGCTGCACGGTTCATGACAATGTTTTAATCGGAATGGGCGCTATCGTAATGGACAACTGTGTGATCGAAAGCAACTCTATAGTAGCAGCCGGTGCTGTTTTAACGCAAAATACGGTTGTGACTTCAGGAAGCATTTACGCAGGCGTTCCGGCGAGAAAGGTAAAAGACATTGATCAATCTGACTTTGCCGGCGAAATCGAACGTATTTCGAACAATTATGTTATGTATTCCGGTTGGTTTAAAGACGAAGAATAA
- the murI gene encoding glutamate racemase, with product MTNNNPIGVFDSGIGGTSIWSAIHELLPNERTIYLADSKNAPYGQKTKEEIVALSKKNVDFLIENNCKLIVVACNTATTNAIRELRASYNIPFIGIEPAIKPAATNSKTQVIGILATQGTLNSELFNKTAEMFQNTTIIEQVGHGLVQLIEEGNLNSPEMTQLLETYLQPMIEANIDYLVLGCSHYPYLIPQIKKILPEHIRIIDSGEAVARQTQNVLREKAGFTAAEKSEPVFYVNSNPSVLKSILNDKYEVIQKDF from the coding sequence ATGACGAATAATAATCCTATAGGTGTTTTTGATTCCGGTATCGGAGGAACTTCCATTTGGAGTGCCATTCATGAACTACTTCCGAATGAAAGAACCATTTACTTAGCCGACAGTAAAAATGCGCCCTACGGTCAAAAAACCAAGGAAGAAATTGTAGCACTAAGCAAAAAGAATGTTGATTTTTTAATCGAAAACAATTGCAAACTAATTGTGGTCGCCTGCAATACTGCTACTACAAATGCTATTCGTGAACTTCGTGCAAGCTACAACATTCCTTTTATCGGAATTGAACCTGCTATAAAACCTGCCGCTACGAATTCGAAAACACAGGTTATTGGGATCCTCGCTACTCAAGGCACACTCAACAGTGAATTGTTTAACAAAACTGCCGAAATGTTTCAGAACACGACCATCATTGAACAAGTAGGCCATGGACTCGTTCAGCTTATTGAAGAGGGTAATCTTAATTCGCCAGAAATGACGCAATTATTAGAAACTTATCTGCAACCAATGATCGAGGCCAATATTGATTATTTGGTTTTAGGATGCAGTCATTATCCATACTTAATTCCGCAGATCAAAAAAATCCTGCCGGAACACATTCGGATCATAGATTCAGGAGAGGCTGTGGCACGTCAGACTCAAAATGTATTACGCGAAAAAGCAGGCTTTACAGCTGCAGAAAAAAGCGAACCTGTCTTTTATGTCAATTCAAATCCATCGGTTTTAAAATCGATCTTAAACGACAAATACGAGGTTATACAAAAGGATTTTTAA
- a CDS encoding OmpH family outer membrane protein, producing the protein MMKQIKTLLIAAMLILGASNTMNAQAKVAHVDVSEIMSKMPAMLDAQNQLQKLSGTYDAEYKKMVDEYQVKIKKYEAEAATVTEAVNGERSKEVQDMQKRIVDYRDNAQKELQQKETDIVKPLMEKVRASIQKVGKAKGFQYVLDGSTLLLADGPNVTADVKKDLGF; encoded by the coding sequence ATGATGAAACAAATCAAAACTTTACTAATCGCTGCTATGCTAATATTAGGAGCAAGTAACACAATGAACGCACAAGCTAAGGTAGCCCATGTTGATGTTAGCGAGATTATGTCGAAAATGCCTGCAATGCTTGACGCACAAAACCAACTACAAAAATTAAGTGGTACATATGATGCTGAATACAAAAAAATGGTTGACGAATATCAAGTAAAAATCAAAAAGTATGAGGCTGAAGCTGCAACAGTAACAGAAGCTGTAAACGGTGAGCGTTCTAAAGAAGTTCAAGACATGCAAAAAAGAATTGTTGATTACAGAGACAATGCACAAAAAGAACTACAACAAAAAGAAACTGATATCGTAAAACCATTAATGGAAAAAGTAAGAGCTTCTATTCAAAAAGTTGGAAAAGCTAAAGGTTTCCAATACGTATTAGACGGTTCTACTCTTTTATTAGCTGACGGTCCAAACGTTACAGCTGACGTTAAAAAAGACTTAGGATTCTAA
- a CDS encoding OmpH family outer membrane protein: MRRQFLFIFLALIVANTSQAQTRSTRIGYIDMEYILENVSDYKEANAQLELKAQKWKQEIETKKTDINNLKESLKAEKALLTKELIDERETEIKFLETEMLDYQQKQFGADGNLIRHKAALAKPIQDQVFTAVQDIAEAKNYDFVFDKSSDLTMLFSNKKFDISDQVIRILNRTDKREQLTKKQLKEQEKKENLENAIDENPAMKDRQKVLDDRKAAREKLILDRKLEQEAKKKEYEDRRKALLEEREARKNGTVSEPAKTDATKTNPSTDKPAATTEQKTTTAQPAATENKAEERQKLYEQRKKELEERKKKILEEREAAKKAKEAAAQKTNTTNN; this comes from the coding sequence ATGAGAAGACAATTTTTATTTATATTTTTAGCCTTGATTGTAGCAAATACAAGTCAGGCACAGACAAGATCGACAAGGATTGGCTACATAGATATGGAGTATATCTTAGAAAATGTCTCTGATTATAAAGAAGCAAATGCACAATTAGAGCTAAAAGCTCAAAAATGGAAACAAGAAATTGAGACCAAAAAAACGGACATCAATAATCTCAAAGAAAGTCTTAAAGCTGAAAAAGCATTACTGACTAAAGAGCTTATCGATGAAAGAGAAACAGAGATTAAATTTCTGGAAACAGAAATGCTGGATTACCAGCAAAAGCAATTTGGAGCTGACGGAAATTTAATCCGACATAAAGCGGCTTTAGCAAAACCAATTCAAGATCAGGTTTTCACAGCCGTTCAGGATATTGCCGAAGCCAAAAATTATGATTTTGTTTTTGACAAGTCTTCTGATTTAACAATGCTTTTTAGCAATAAAAAGTTTGATATTAGCGATCAGGTTATCCGTATCTTAAACCGAACCGATAAGCGTGAACAATTGACTAAAAAGCAATTGAAAGAACAAGAGAAAAAAGAAAATCTTGAAAACGCTATCGATGAGAATCCTGCCATGAAAGACAGACAAAAAGTACTAGATGACCGAAAAGCAGCAAGAGAGAAATTAATTTTAGATCGAAAACTAGAGCAGGAAGCTAAAAAGAAAGAATACGAAGACAGAAGAAAAGCATTATTAGAAGAAAGAGAGGCCAGAAAAAATGGCACGGTTTCTGAACCAGCAAAAACAGACGCTACTAAAACAAATCCGTCTACTGATAAACCTGCTGCCACGACAGAGCAAAAAACAACAACAGCTCAGCCAGCGGCAACAGAAAATAAAGCAGAAGAAAGACAAAAACTTTACGAGCAGCGTAAAAAAGAATTAGAAGAAAGAAAGAAGAAAATTTTAGAAGAAAGAGAAGCGGCCAAAAAAGCAAAAGAAGCCGCAGCACAGAAAACAAATACGACCAATAATTAA